A window of Cyclopterus lumpus isolate fCycLum1 chromosome 10, fCycLum1.pri, whole genome shotgun sequence genomic DNA:
GCTGTCCCCCCGATGTCCCTCCGCTGTCCCCCCGCCGTCCCCCCGATGTCCCTCCGCTGTCCCCCCGATGTCCCTCCGCTGTCCCCCCGCTGTCCCCCCGCTGTCCCCCCGATGTCCCTCCGCCGTTCCCCCGATGTCCCTCCGCTGTCCCCCCGATGTCCCTCCGCTGTCCCCCCGCCGTCCCCCCGATGTCCCCCCGATGTCCCTCCGCCGTTCCCCCGATGTCCCTCCGCTGTCCCCCCGCCGTCCCCCCGATGTCCCTCCGCTGTCCCCCCGATGTCCCTCCGCCGTTCCCCCGATGTCCCCCCGATGTCCCTCCGCTGTCCCCCCGCCGTCCCCCCGATGTCCCTCCGATGTCCCTCCGCCGTTCCCCCGATGTCCCCCCGATGTCCCTCCGCTGTCCCCCCGCCGTCCCCCCGATGTCCCTCCGCTGTCCCCCCGATGTCCCTCCGCCGTTCCCCCGATGTCCCTCCGCTGTCCCCCCGATGTCCCTCCGCTGTCCCCCCGATGTCCCTCCGCCGTCCCCCCGATGTCCCTCCGCTGTCCCCCCGATGTCCCTCCGCTGTCCCTCCGCCGTTCCCCCGATGTCCCTCCGCTGTCCCCCCGATGTCCCTCCGCTGTCCCCCCGATGTCCCTCCGCTGTCCCCCCGATGTCCCTCCGCCGTCCCCCCGATGTCCCTCCGCTGTCCCCCCGATGTCCCTCCGCTGTCCCCCCGAGTTCCCTCCGCTGTCCCCCCGCTGTCCCCCCGATGTCCCTCCGCTGTCCCCCCGATGTCCCTCCGCTGTCCCCCCGATGTCCCTCCGCCGTTCCCCCGATGTCCCTCCGCCGTCCCCCCGATGTCCCTCCGATGTCCCTCCGCTGTCCCCCCGCTGTCCCCCCGATGTCCCTCCGCTGTCCCCCCGATGTCCCTCCGATGTCCCTCCGCTGTCCCCCCGCTGTCCCCCCGATGTCCCTCCGCTGTCCCCCCGCCGTCCCCCCGCTGTCCCCCCGATGTCCCTCCGCTGTCCCCCCGCCGTCCCCCCGATGTCCCTCCGCCGTCCCCCCGATTTCCCTCCGCCGTCCCCCCGCCGTCCCCCCGCTGTCCCCCCGATGTCCCTCCGCTGTCCCTCCGCTGTCCCCCCGCCGTCCCCCCGCTGTCCCTCCGCCGTCCCCCCGATGTCCCTCCGCCGTCCCCCCGATTTCCCTCCGCTGTCCCCCCGCCGTCCCCCCGATGTCCCTCCGCCGTCCCTCCGATGTCCCTCCGCTGTCCCCCCGATGTCCCTCCGCTGTCCCCCCGATGTCCCTCCGCcgtccctcccctcctcccccgctctctccctcccaccttCCCGTCTAGTGCCGCTCTCCGCCTTTAGGTGGCACTCAGAGCCCGAGAGACGGACGCTCTTCCTCCGCTgcggagcgagagagagcgggggaggaggggagggggagtgggggggctACGTCCATTACTGTATGTGCGAGTGGAAATGAAGGATGCGGACTCTAACGGTTGTTGTGATGGCCGTTTGAATCAGAGAGTACGGCGGATAACATTCACACGAGTGTCATGCGATTCGTTCCACGTTTCATTTCAGCTGATGGAGACTCGGACCTGTGACTCCCGAGCCGCCGCAAACAGTTACCGTTTAACTGGTAAAACGCTCCGGTAGTTAATAGAAAAACAACATGGCAGCCAGGAGAAGTCGCCATATGTctggaaaacaaataaataagtcagAAAATGTTGAGAAATCCGCGCACTGTTAAGTTGTTGGGGTGGAtgctggccccgccccctccggGTATAGTGTATAGAGAGTGtataggggagggggggagtgcgagagagagagagagagagagagagagagagagagagagagagagagagagagcgagcgcgagagagagagagagagagagagggagcgcgagagagagagagagagagagagagagagagagagagagagcgagcgcgagagagagagagagagagagagagagagagagagagagagagagggagcgcgagagagagagagagggagcgcgagagagagagagagagagagagagagagcgagcgcgagagagagagagagagagagagggagcgcgagagagagagagagagggagggagagggagcgcgagagagagagagcgagcgcgagagagagagagagagagagagagggagcgcgaGCTCAGCCGTTTGGAATCACTCCACTTTCTCATCGCACGGTGCAGCGCGCGACCTGCTCCGTGCCGCACCGCGAGGCGGACCGAGTGAGTAGCGGCAGAGCGGTGACCGCGCGTCGGGGTGGAAACTAACCAGCTGCCGGCAACTAACCGGACCTACCGGACCGTGTAGTTCTTTTTAACCGGTTTTTTTTGGGTtccttaataaaaaaaaaacatttttcttctcctctccccgtCCCGGTGCTCCGTCCTCCACCCACCCCGCACTACACCACAAAGCGTGCCGGAGGATGCTGTCGTTACAAGCCGCCCGGTGGTGACGTTCTCACGGAGTAGGCAGCGAGGTGTGACCCAGGTCCGCACGGGTgtccagcccccccaccccccccatttCGCCTCCTCTTCCCCCGGAGAGAGCACGGATCTCCGGGTCGATGCGCAGCGCTGGTCACG
This region includes:
- the LOC117737252 gene encoding basic proline-rich protein-like, translated to METRSGPPAGPCAGPRSGPLLDPVLDPILDPLLDPVLDPILDPLLDPVLDPVLDPILDPLLDPALDPLITALVAAVTSTLPSIIVRRSPRCPSAVPPLSPRCPSAVPPMSLRRSPDVPPLSPRCPSAVPPPSPRCPPDVPPLSPRCPSAVPPPSPRCPSAVPPMSLRCPPAVPPLSPRCPSAVPPMSLRCPPDVPPLSPRRPPDVPPMSLRRSPDVPPLSPRRPPDVPPLSPRCPSAVPPMSPRCPSAVPPPSPRCPSDVPPPFPRCPPDVPPLSPRRPPDVPPLSPRCPSAVPPMSLRCPPDVPPLSPRCPSAVPPMSLRCPPDVPPLSLRRSPDVPPLSPRCPSAVPPMSLRCPPDVPPPSPRCPSAVPPMSLRCPPEFPPLSPRCPPDVPPLSPRCPSAVPPMSLRRSPDVPPPSPRCPSDVPPLSPRCPPDVPPLSPRCPSDVPPLSPRCPPDVPPLSPRRPPAVPPMSLRCPPAVPPMSLRRPPDFPPPSPRRPPAVPPMSLRCPSAVPPPSPRCPSAVPPMSLRRPPDFPPLSPRRPPDVPPPSLRCPSAVPPMSLRCPPDVPPPSLPSSPALSLPPSRLVPLSAFRWHSEPERRTLFLRCGARESGGGGEGEWGGYVHYCMCEWK